The Gemmatimonadota bacterium genome contains the following window.
CTCGACGACCTGCGAGACACCCGGGGCATTCGCCGGCACCGGAATGCCGTTGACGAGCAGGGCATCGTCGTCAACCGCAATGGCAACCGCCGAGCCTCCGACGGCACGCGCCAGCAACGACACCGCGCGCGCGTAGCTGGCCGGATCCTTTCCGGAGGCACTCGCCTCGTGCAACGACGAAGCGAGCAGGGCGATGAGTGGCACGGGCATATGCGCAATCTAGCGCGTTTGGCGGCGCGAGAGCGCGGCCGCGACCGCCACGTGGCGATCCTCTCCCGGCGGGAGGCCGAGGGCAAGGGCGGCGAGCAGCGTCGCGGGAAGGTCATGCCCCCCGGCGGAGAGGACGCTCCGGGTCGCTCCCTCCATGGTGATCCGCCCATCGCGCAGCCAGAGGGCGCGGTCGAGTGCCTCGTGGGCAAAGGCCGCATCATGCGTAATCGCCACCACCGCCCGCCCGCGCGCCACCCGCGCGCGAACGACCCCCGCGACGCGCGTGCGTGAGGCACCGTCCAGCGCGGCGGTCGGCTCGTCGAGCAGCAGGAGTTCGGGGTCGGTTGCCAGCACCGCCGCGAGTGCCACCAGGCGGCGGCGGGGCACTGGCAGGTCATACGGGTGTTCGTCGGCCACGTCCTCCAACCCGAGTTCGGTGAGCACGGCCGCGACCGCGTCGGCCACCTGCGTGCTGTTCCATCCAGCGAGCCGTGGGCCGACCGCGCATTCGGCCCGCACCGACGCCGAAAAGAGTTGTCGTTCCGGCTGCTGAAAGAGGAATCCAACGGCGGGGGCCAGGTCCTCGGGGTGCCGGCCGCGGGTGTCGAGCCCGCGGGCCGCGACGACGCCCTGCGTCGGATGATCCAGGGCCATGGCGAGCCGCAACAGCGTCGACTTGCCGGCACCGTTCGCGCCGAACAACCCGACCGCCTCGCCGGCGTGCACCGCGAGCGAGACGCCGCGAAGCACTGCGGGGCCGTCGCGATAGGCGAACTGCACGTCGCGGCATTCGAGCAGCGGTGCGCCGCTCCCGATCGGCGCCGCGAGCGTACTCGACACCGCGGCCGGTGCCGTGAGGCCCGCCGCATCCAGCAATGACGAGGTGTGGATCGGGCGCGGGGCCGGCATCTGCGCCGCGGCGGCGAGCGTCGCTGCCTCGGTGGTTGCCGCACCGGTGGCGAGGATCGCATCACTCGCGAGCAAGGTGGACGGCGCGCCGTCGAGTGCCACGGCACCACGCTGCAGCACGACCAATCGATCAGCCAGGTCGGCCATCGTGTCGGCCTCGTCGCAGGCGATCACCACGGTGGCGCCGCCCGCGGCGAGCCCGCGCAGCCACTGCTGTACGTGGGCGCGGCTGCTCGCGTCGAGGGCCGAGAAGGGTTCGTCGAGCAGCCAGAGCGTCGGAGACGTCGCGGCAAGCGCCGCGAGCAGCACGCGCTGCTGTTCGCCACCGGACAGGGCACGAGGCGCCCGATCGGCGAGATGCCCTATACCAAGCCGCTGCATCGCGTCGTCTGCCGCGGCGCGAATCTGCTCCACCGGCCAGCCGAGGTTCATCGGCCCGACGGCGATCTCATCGCGCACCGTGGCGGCGATCCCGCTCAACTGCAGCGCCGGGGTCGGCCCGAGGTGAGGCGATGCCGTGCGGCAGCGGTGCCAGCGTCGCCACGTCGCGCCCATCGAGGAGGACCGCTCCGGTCCGCTCGCCGCCCGTCAATCGGGGTGCGAGTCCGGCCATCGCCAGCAAGAGCGTGCTGGTGCCGCTGCCGAGCGCGCCGGTCAGCCAGGTGATGGCGCCGGGCGCGACGTCGAGCGTCACGCCGTCGAGGGCCCAGTGCGATTGCGCCGGGTAGCGAATGCGAAGTGCCTGCGTCGCGAGCGCGCTCATCGCGTCACTCGCCACCAGAGCATCACCAGCACCACCGCGAGCGCACTCCAGCGGACCAGATGATCGAGGGCACCGTCGGCCGGCGGATCCAGTGCCGTGCGGCGCCCCGGGGCGGTGAGCCCGCGGGTCTCGAGCGCGAGCGCCTGCTCGTCGGCCTCGGTCAGCGACGCGAGCAACAGCGGGAAGACCAGGGCGGGGATGGCGCGGGCGCGGGTCGCGATCGATCCGCGCACCTTGAGGCCGCGGGTGCGCTGGGCCTCACGCAGCCGGGTGGCCTGTTCGCCGAAGCGGCCCATGGCATCGAGGGTGGCGACGACCAGGAACGCCACGCTGAAGGGCCAGCGCCGGGCAATCGCCGCCTGAAGAAAGCGGTGCGGATCGAAGGCAAGGGCAAAGGCGAGCGAGGCGGTGACGATCGCGGCGAGTCGACTCCCTTGCTCAATGGCCCACGCGATGCCGGACGCGGAGAGCGTGCCACCCCACGGGGCGTCGATCCGCGGCCCCTCGCCCAGCACGCCATGCATCAGGAAGAGGAGGATCCAGAGCGGCGCGGCGAGCAGCATTCCTTGCCGCACAGCGCGCCCGACGCCGGTGAGGAGGGCGATCAGGCAGACCGCCGCGTAGAGCAGCGGCGGGCCATTCGGTGCCGGGACCAGCACGGCCAGCAGCACCATCGCCAGCGACACGCTCCCGGCGGTGAACGGGTGCGCCCGCGCGGCCAGGCCACGGCTCATCGGCCGACCGCCTTGGCACCGAGGGGGAAGCGGCCAAGAATCCGCCGCGGCAGGGCACGGAGCAGGGCGCCGACGACGAGGAAGGCGGCCGTCTTGTCGAGGACGTCGGTCGAAAGCGAGGCGGCGGTGACCGCCACCGACAGCGGCGCCCCCAGCGAGCGGAGCAGGGTGCTGACCGCCGTCACCCCGCCGGCCGTCACACCCCGAAACAACAGGTAGGAGATGACCGCGGAGGCCGCGCCGCAGGCCAGCCCGGTGCCGACGCCCCAGAGGCCGGTCCGCCACGACCCCCGAAATCCGCCGCTGCGTGCCGCCGCCACCGCCAGCAGCGCGACCAGCCACTGCAACGGGGTGAACGCCATCCACTGGTAGCCGGAGAGCATCCCGGAGAGCAGTTGGGAAATCGTTCCCACCAGCAACCCGCCGGGGAGGCCAGCCAGGACCGCGACCAGCATCGTCCCGAGGGTGTCGAGGTAGACCGGGAGCGAGAGCTCGTTCACGATCCGCCCGATGACCAGGTTGATCGCGACGGCGGCAGGGATGAGGGCGAAGAGGCGTGGTGACACGGCACCCGACGTGGTCTGGGGGGAGTGGAGCCGCTAGAATCTAGGGGTACCTCAACCCGGAATGTCTCATGCGCGTCCTCACTGCGCTCGCTCTCGTAGTTCTTGCCGCTTCGCCGGCGGCCGCCCAGCGGCCCGTCGATCCCAAGAAGCCGGCCCCCGCTCCCGCCCCGGTCACCGGCTACGGCGCCTGGTTCGGCTCGATCCCCGACATGGACAACTCCACGGCCGGGATCTACCTGAACGGCGTCACCGCCGGCTCGCCTGCCGAAAAGGCCGGGCTCAAGGCCGGGGACACCCTGCTCAAGATGGCCGGCAAGCCGACCATCGACCTGCAGTCGATGACCGAAGTGCTCCGGAACCACAAGCCGGGCGACACCATCACGGTCGTCTTCCAGCGCGAAGGCGCCGAGAAGTCGGTCGCGGTGATCCTCGGCGTGCGGCCCGGTTCGTGAGTCAGCCGGTGCTCGATGCCGATCGCGTCGTCACGCGACTGCGCTCGGCGTTCAACCACGCAGTCCCGCGGCAGGAGATGCTGACCCTCGCCGCGGAGCTGATCCAGGGAGCGGGTGCACCGTACACCTCGGTGTACCTCTACATGCTGCACGGCAACGAGCTGGTGCTCGAGGCCTACAGCGGGCGCGACACCGAGCACGATCGCATTCCGGTCGGCAAGGGCGTCTGCGGCACTGCCGTCGCCACGGGACAGGATCAGAACGTCGGCGACGTGCAGGGCCGCGAGAATTACATCGCCTGCAATCTCTTCACGCGCTCGGAGCTGGTCGTCCTGATCCGCCGCGGCACCCAGATCCTCGGCCAGATCGATGTCGACTCCGATGTCCTCGATCCATTCACCCCCGAGGAGGAGCGCGCCGTGCGGCAGGTGGCGGAGGCGCTCGCGGTCCTGCTGTGACGGAACGCACCATCACGCGCCAGGTGCGCGGCGTCTCGCTCTTCGAACGACGCATCGGCGAGGGCCCCGAGGTCATCGTGCTGCATGGCGGCCCCGGTGCGCATCACGACTACCTCCTCCCCGGCATGGATGCCCTCGCGACCCACCGCACGCTGGTCTACTACGATCAGCGCGGTGGTGGCCGCTCGCCGGTGGCGCGCGATGTTGCCGTCGGTTGGCGCGAACAGGTCGCCGATCTTGAGGCGCTGCGCGATGTCTGGGGGCTCGAGCAGCTGCATCTCCTCGGCTACTCGTGGGGCGGGCTGCTCGCGATGCTCTACGCCGTGACGCACCCGACGCGCGTCGCGTCGCTCGCGCTCGTCTCGCCGGCACCGGCGGCGAAGCAGGAACGGGCCGTGTATGAGGCGGCACTCGCCGCCCGCAATGCCACGCCGGAGCTGCTCGCCCAGCGGAAGGCACTGCAGGAGAGTGGCCTCCGGGCGCACGACATTCCGGCCTACAATCAACGCCTCTTCGAGCTCGCCGTCGCCGGCTACTTCCACGATCCGTCGCGGGTCGGTGAGTTGACGCCGTTCCGCCTCACCGGCCGCACGCAGCAGGAAGTCTGGAACTCCCTCGGCGAGGACTTCGACCTGCGCCCCGCGCTCCGTGCACTCGACGTGAAGGCCATCGTCGTGCACGGCGACGACGATCCGATTCCGCTCGCGACCGCCGAGGCCACGGCGGCCGCCCTGCGCGCGCCCTGCGTCGTGCTGCACGATTGCGGGCACGTGCCGTACGTCGAGGCGGCAGCGGACTTCCGTGCGGCCCTCGACCCGTTCTTGCCGCGCGCATGACAGACCGCCCGCATCCGTTCACGCTCGTCTTCGGCGGGCTCGCCGAGGAACATTTCCCGGCGGTACGCGACGCCGTCGGCGATGCGCCGGATCTCGACCACTTCCTGCTGG
Protein-coding sequences here:
- a CDS encoding ATP-binding cassette domain-containing protein, with product MSALATQALRIRYPAQSHWALDGVTLDVAPGAITWLTGALGSGTSTLLLAMAGLAPRLTGGERTGAVLLDGRDVATLAPLPHGIASPRADPGAAVERDRRHGAR
- a CDS encoding ABC transporter ATP-binding protein; this translates as MGATWRRWHRCRTASPHLGPTPALQLSGIAATVRDEIAVGPMNLGWPVEQIRAAADDAMQRLGIGHLADRAPRALSGGEQQRVLLAALAATSPTLWLLDEPFSALDASSRAHVQQWLRGLAAGGATVVIACDEADTMADLADRLVVLQRGAVALDGAPSTLLASDAILATGAATTEAATLAAAAQMPAPRPIHTSSLLDAAGLTAPAAVSSTLAAPIGSGAPLLECRDVQFAYRDGPAVLRGVSLAVHAGEAVGLFGANGAGKSTLLRLAMALDHPTQGVVAARGLDTRGRHPEDLAPAVGFLFQQPERQLFSASVRAECAVGPRLAGWNSTQVADAVAAVLTELGLEDVADEHPYDLPVPRRRLVALAAVLATDPELLLLDEPTAALDGASRTRVAGVVRARVARGRAVVAITHDAAFAHEALDRALWLRDGRITMEGATRSVLSAGGHDLPATLLAALALGLPPGEDRHVAVAAALSRRQTR
- a CDS encoding GAF domain-containing protein; protein product: MSQPVLDADRVVTRLRSAFNHAVPRQEMLTLAAELIQGAGAPYTSVYLYMLHGNELVLEAYSGRDTEHDRIPVGKGVCGTAVATGQDQNVGDVQGRENYIACNLFTRSELVVLIRRGTQILGQIDVDSDVLDPFTPEEERAVRQVAEALAVLL
- a CDS encoding PDZ domain-containing protein; protein product: MRVLTALALVVLAASPAAAQRPVDPKKPAPAPAPVTGYGAWFGSIPDMDNSTAGIYLNGVTAGSPAEKAGLKAGDTLLKMAGKPTIDLQSMTEVLRNHKPGDTITVVFQREGAEKSVAVILGVRPGS
- a CDS encoding energy-coupling factor transporter transmembrane protein EcfT, with translation MSRGLAARAHPFTAGSVSLAMVLLAVLVPAPNGPPLLYAAVCLIALLTGVGRAVRQGMLLAAPLWILLFLMHGVLGEGPRIDAPWGGTLSASGIAWAIEQGSRLAAIVTASLAFALAFDPHRFLQAAIARRWPFSVAFLVVATLDAMGRFGEQATRLREAQRTRGLKVRGSIATRARAIPALVFPLLLASLTEADEQALALETRGLTAPGRRTALDPPADGALDHLVRWSALAVVLVMLWWRVTR
- a CDS encoding alpha/beta hydrolase; amino-acid sequence: MTERTITRQVRGVSLFERRIGEGPEVIVLHGGPGAHHDYLLPGMDALATHRTLVYYDQRGGGRSPVARDVAVGWREQVADLEALRDVWGLEQLHLLGYSWGGLLAMLYAVTHPTRVASLALVSPAPAAKQERAVYEAALAARNATPELLAQRKALQESGLRAHDIPAYNQRLFELAVAGYFHDPSRVGELTPFRLTGRTQQEVWNSLGEDFDLRPALRALDVKAIVVHGDDDPIPLATAEATAAALRAPCVVLHDCGHVPYVEAAADFRAALDPFLPRA